A region from the Nitrososphaerota archaeon genome encodes:
- a CDS encoding uroporphyrinogen decarboxylase family protein translates to MKKKANVYLLSYSCGSIYKFIPDLIEMGVDALNPIQVSAKDMDTKKLKEEFGEKITFWGGGCNAQHILSHGSPEDVINEVKKRINELAPGGGFVFTQVHNIQADVPPENIVAMFETVKKYGFVSNKNIKLK, encoded by the coding sequence ATAAAAAAGAAAGCCAATGTTTACTTACTCTCATATTCTTGTGGAAGCATTTATAAATTTATTCCAGATCTTATAGAAATGGGAGTTGATGCTCTTAATCCTATACAAGTTTCAGCAAAAGATATGGATACAAAAAAGCTAAAAGAAGAATTTGGAGAAAAAATAACTTTTTGGGGTGGAGGATGTAATGCACAACATATTTTGTCACATGGTTCCCCAGAAGATGTTATAAATGAAGTAAAGAAAAGGATTAATGAGTTAGCTCCAGGTGGTGGATTTGTATTTACTCAAGTTCATAATATACAAGCAGATGTTCCTCCAGAAAATATTGTAGCTATGTTTGAAACTGTGAAAAAATATGGTTTTGTATCCAATAAAAATATAAAGTTAAAATAA
- a CDS encoding alpha/beta hydrolase, whose translation MKEEFVFFLNKGERIAGMLHIPEKIPAPAIILCHGFTGNRIESHRLFVHAAREMCKKGFVTFRFDFRGSGESDGLFENMTISEEISDLKAAIDYLYNREEILKDKIGVIGLSLGGVIAILTASQDERIKAVCTWSTPADLKDPEFQNTAKNIFGEIKIEKILLKEYIDLPSGDRIRRKFLIDAFKHDILKSVEKISPRPILIIHGTKDPLVPVSHAEKLFEKAKDPKKKILIENADHTFNKWDWQWQVINHTIEWLENLK comes from the coding sequence ATGAAAGAAGAATTTGTGTTTTTTCTAAATAAGGGTGAAAGAATAGCTGGAATGCTCCATATTCCTGAAAAAATTCCGGCACCTGCAATAATTCTTTGTCATGGATTTACTGGAAATAGGATAGAAAGTCATAGATTATTTGTTCATGCAGCAAGAGAAATGTGTAAAAAAGGTTTTGTTACATTTAGATTTGATTTTCGTGGCTCTGGAGAAAGTGATGGTTTATTTGAAAATATGACAATATCTGAAGAAATAAGTGATTTGAAAGCTGCAATAGATTATCTTTATAATAGGGAAGAAATATTGAAAGACAAAATAGGTGTTATAGGTCTTAGCTTAGGTGGTGTAATAGCAATTTTAACTGCATCTCAAGATGAAAGAATTAAAGCAGTTTGCACATGGAGCACACCAGCAGACCTTAAAGATCCAGAATTTCAAAATACTGCTAAAAACATATTTGGAGAAATAAAAATTGAGAAAATATTATTAAAAGAATATATTGATTTACCTTCAGGAGATCGTATTAGAAGAAAATTTTTAATCGATGCTTTTAAACATGATATTTTAAAAAGTGTTGAGAAAATATCTCCTAGACCAATTTTAATAATACATGGTACTAAAGATCCATTAGTTCCAGTTTCTCATGCAGAAAAATTGTTTGAAAAAGCAAAAGATCCTAAGAAAAAAATACTTATTGAAAATGCAGACCATACATTTAATAAATGGGATTGGCAATGGCAAGTTATTAATCATACAATTGAATGGCTCGAAAATTTAAAATAA
- the sfsA gene encoding DNA/RNA nuclease SfsA: MEKLLNLQNPIRCLIVKRINRFVVEVKIDNKNYMAYIANTGRLNEFMKEGKEGYCIAGGKKTKYRLFAIKDEDFAALIDTQLQMKAFENAIKIKAIPWLKDYEIIKKNVRLYNSILDYLLYNLENKEKIFLEIKSAVLRGNKNFAMYPDCPTERGRKHIRDLIKLANIGERTAIIFIAALPNVNAFKPFKEGDPEIAELLLKAFKANVIIKAIAMYYNPLEKSIYLYNPELPVILS; this comes from the coding sequence ATGGAAAAACTATTGAATTTACAAAATCCGATTCGATGCTTGATTGTTAAAAGGATAAATCGATTTGTTGTAGAAGTAAAAATAGATAATAAGAATTATATGGCATATATAGCAAATACTGGAAGGTTAAATGAATTTATGAAGGAAGGAAAAGAAGGATATTGCATAGCTGGAGGAAAGAAGACAAAATATAGACTTTTTGCTATTAAAGATGAAGATTTTGCAGCACTTATTGATACGCAGCTTCAAATGAAAGCTTTTGAAAATGCAATAAAAATTAAAGCTATACCATGGCTTAAAGATTATGAGATAATAAAGAAAAATGTTAGATTATATAATTCTATTTTAGATTATTTACTTTATAATTTAGAAAATAAAGAGAAGATATTTTTAGAAATAAAAAGTGCAGTTTTAAGAGGGAATAAAAATTTTGCAATGTATCCTGATTGCCCAACAGAAAGAGGTAGAAAACATATTCGAGATTTAATTAAATTAGCTAATATAGGAGAGAGAACTGCAATAATTTTTATAGCTGCATTGCCTAATGTGAATGCATTTAAACCATTTAAAGAAGGAGATCCAGAAATAGCAGAGCTGCTTTTAAAAGCTTTTAAAGCTAATGTTATTATAAAAGCAATTGCAATGTATTATAATCCATTAGAAAAATCTATTTATTTATACAATCCTGAACTTCCAGTAATATTATCTTAA